The stretch of DNA CCTCCTCAGCcctcttcatctcctcatctctctgAGCTAGACGAGTCTGTGCCGCCAACAGCATTCTAGAGGGGAGGTGGGGGACCGAGAGAAGGGAGAGCGTCAGAGGTTGCATATTCAATCACCAAATATTGAGAAGCCTTATGAGCTCACCTTGCATACTCCGCTCTTGCTTTCTCCTGAGCCTGCTGGTCAGCTAGATgtttctcctgctcctcctccatctcctccctcaccTTCTTCACCTCCACCTCTTTACACTGattcattctctccatctcttctttcaTCTGCTTCGTCAccctctccacctcttcctccagcgctctacccctctcctctgctcccttcAGGGCCTGCCTGGAGCTGGTGGaacaaaatacacattttgaaGTCTTAAAGCCGATTTATGCTTGATCCGGGGATGTGGTGTGGAGGCTCCGTACGGAGGGTGTGACAATTGCAGAGCCTCCGGAGGCCAAATCAAGCTCCGTACTGCGATGCCATGCATCTCCCGCCAAACAAATTGCAATGCAGAGAGCTCCATATATCTCCGCATTGGCAGTAGGTGGGGGCAGtacgtcctgtataaacacaaactcacttacTCCAAGACAACAGCTCTCCTCCACTCTACGAAGAGCAAGAAGTTAGACTGCCCTGAACTGTCATTAACGCTGTACTGACACTGCAGAACCCGATTGACCATAAATTAGCTTTTACAGAGCCATGACTGCTAATACTTTAACCCAAAGTTAAAGGGACAGTTTACTTAAAATgaagtttcagatgttttcatcCATCAAAAGTTAACTTTAGTGAAACAAGaaagtgtattttttttcttTGTGAAAGGGTCCCTTTAAACACATTAGTATTGGACAACAGGTCAACTCCATACCTCTCCAGTTCAGTGGCCAGGTCTCCTATCTTGCTGAGGGAGGTGGTGTGTTCCTCCTGCAGGCTCCTCATGGTAGAGTGTACCACCTGCACGTCACTGCTCCTCCTGGATGGAGATACAACACACAACGCTGAAAAGGAACAGCTTGAGCAAAGGGGAGGTGCACAATTCCTAATCTTAGTCACATAGCAGGGCTCCACATTAACACTTGTCCGCTTCCCCTGTATAAGAAAAAATAACATTTGTCAGGGAAGCAGAATATAGATTTAAGTTGCCCGAATGGAcaagtaaaaaaattaaaatcgcAATATCAAAAATATACTCCGATTATTGGATCAGATTGTCTCCCAATTTCTGTAGACCGCGTCAGAGAAGAATtgtattgcattgacaggcacaaGCTGTCTTCATCCAATCCCCGGGGGCGCCGGTCGTCTTCATCCAATCCCCGGGGGCGCCGGTCGTCTTCATCCAATCCCactggccgggatgtccttgtcccactGCGCTCTTGCAACTCCTTGTGACATGCAAGCGGACTTCCGTCGCcaagtgtacagtgtttcctccgacacattggggcggcagggtagcctagtggttagagcattggactagtaaccgaaaggttgcaagttcaaatccccgagctgacgaggtacaaaatctgtcgttctgcccctgaacaggcagttaacccactgttcctaggccgtcattgaaaataagaatttgttcttaactgacttgcctagttaaataaaggtaaaattaaaaaaaatatataataattttacAATAATTTAACATTGGCGGCTGGTTTCCAGGTTaagggttaagcaagcagtgtgtcaagaagcagtgcagtgtttttttggggggggcgaCAAGCGACAAGTGACTCGAGCTTTCAGTCAAGCCCTGCATAACGAGTaactatttgggatgcagtcttCGATTCAGCCAAACCTGTAGCTAAACTCCACGGCAACTCCAGCCAACCAACTTCTCTTATTTGAAACACTATTTCAAAGGATGTTAAAAGTAAAGCCGACAAAGCGCATTTCATTCATGTTTTTAGTTCCGCGTTAAACCTCCAGACTCACCTGTCTAGCAGTGCTCTGGtctcagtcagctctctctccaacTCGGTCTTCTCCTGTTGGAGACCCTGTAGGGCCTCCACTCTCCGCTCATCCTGCAACTCCAGAACCGACAGCACTCCTAGAGCCTCCTCCAACTCATCCTCCAACTCTTTtctttcctcctctgtctcctccctcaccctctccagcACTGAGGCCAGGGAGGCTGCATGCTCCTGGGGAGAACGAGAGGAGTGtcagatgtaggattttaatggGTGCCATATTGGATTCAAGTCATCCCCAACACCACTAACCTTTTCCTGCTTCAGCTCCTCAGCCAGGGAGGTGTGTGTCTGCTCCAGCTGCTCCTGcacctcctcctcactcctcctgtTCTCCCGCAGGAGGCTCAGCTCTGCCTTcagctcctccactctcccctggCTACTAACTAAAGACAGATAGACCGACACTTGAATTAGAGCCCACACTGATAACAGCAACCTAGACACTTGATATAGAGCCCACACAGATAAGAGCAACCTAGAAACAATACCCCAAAACCTGACCCTTCAGGAAAACTGGAAACGGGTAAGATCTGAAATTCCTGATAAAATTGCTTAAGATAAGTTCCCATTATAGCCATTCTTTCAGATCTACAAGGAACCATCAAGAGTCTAGTACTTTAGGGTATGTCAGTAATATAAATTAGGGACTAGGATTGTTTGTGTACCGCTCTCCTCCTCCAGGACCTTGCACTTCTCTTCCAGGTGAGCTACTTTCTCATCCagctcctcccctgtcctcctcaGCACCTCTCGCAGCCGCACTAGCTCCGCCTCTTGCTGCCGCAGTGCAATCTGGGAGTCAGACACTTCCTGGTTGGCCCGTTGCACCTgtacctccatctctcccaatGCCTTCTGGGAGGACATCAGCTCCACCTCTCGCCGCTCCAGAAGCTTCTCCGTCTCCTGCAAAGCATCACGGGAAGCCTGCAGGTCCTGCTGACCTTTCTCTGACTCCTCCTCCTTCTGACGGAGAGTGTTCTGAGAGTTTTCGAGCTCCGCGGTGCACTGCTCAAGTTTCTGCTCAAGATGGCTGAGAGAAAAGGACATATGTGAGATCAGCTGTTGTTTTGCATGTCAACCAAGACAACTTGGAAACTGATGTCATCAATTTCAACGTGGACAGAAAAATAAACCCTGAATTTCAATGATTCTGAAAGAAGTTTCAGGGAGGACATGTGCATTTGCTCACCCCAGTTTCTCCTGCTGAGACTCAGAGATGCTGTTCACCATCTCGGTCTTCCCATGAAGCTTCATACGCAGATCCTAAGGAGACACAATAGCATGTTATAACAGCCTCAATGAAAACTATTTTCTGTGTACGTTGAAAACCCGATGTAAGCATGATCGTGGACCAGTCAAGTAGTTTCTCCATACACGTCTTCCCTCAGTAAACAGTATGTTTAACAGGCTCTCGAGTGGCACAGCATCTGTGTtataggcgtcactacagacccttgttCGATCCCGGgctcacaaccggccgtgatcagaagtcccatagggtagtgcacaattggcccagcgtcatccgggttagggtttggccgtcattgtaaaataagaatatgttcttaactaacttgcatagttaaataaaggttaaataaatgttttaaaatgttagTATTTCATCTCTTGTTCCCTCCCTCCACAGTTTAATCATCAACCTCTCCTTCCTTCTATCCCTCCCTTATTAAGCCCTCCCCCCAAAATTGGAAACATTCCCTTTGAGATTAAAAAAAAATTACCATTCCTCTCCCTTATCGAATGGTTTGTCCTGTCTGAACTAGTTTCATTTGActtgctttgtgtgtgtgggtctctccTTACATGTTTCTTCCCTCAATGACCAGTATATTAGTTCCTGGATGTGTGGGTCTCCTTACATGTTTCTTCCCTCAGTGACCAGTATATTAGTTCCTGGATGTGTGGGTCTCCTTACATGTTTCTTCCCTCAGTGACCAGCATATTCGTTCCTGGATGTGTGGGTCTCTCCTTACATGTTTCTTCCCTCAATGACCAGTATATTAGTTCATGGATGTGTGTCTCCTTATGTTTCTTCCCTCAGTGACCAGTATATTAGTACCTGGATGTGGTCGTTGGCTGTGTCCAGGTAACCCTGAAGAACATTGACCTCCTCTCTCAGCTCCTGGATCACAGCTGAGAAACAGGGATACAGCACATGGTTAGAATCATGCCATCTAAAGGAAGAATTATACAGAGGATGGGAGAATGGACATAAACACACAACTTACCTTGCAGCGTATCCATATCATTCTCCAGCTCCTCATTCTGGACTTTGGTGTCATGGTGGAGGTCCTCTGAAAACcaaacattacatttaaaaaaaacatgtttttttgtccaACTAAGCCAGGTACTGTATTAGGGGTAAGGTGTCAACACAGGCTTGTTTGACTATTTTAATCCATCTCTTAATATAAATTGTGTTAATCTTTCTCACCTTTATTAGTTTAGGACTTTGAACTAGATTTTGTTGGTAAGAAATGTCctgtataaaaaacatttgattgattgataagcACTAGGCAGGTTAACGATGAGGTGTCAGTGAGGTCAGGTGTTCTCACCCAGGTCCTTGTTCCTCTCCCTCAGGGCGGTGAGTGTAGCTCTGGCTGCCTCCAGGTCTGTCTCCAGCAACTTCACCTGGCCCTCTGTACTGATCTGGAGGAAACTCAGCTCCTGATAGGACAACAACTGTCAGTCACTCAACCATCCATACTACACCTGCAGGAAACTCAGCTCCTGAACAAAAACACTATCAGCACACACATTAATAATTTAGAGCGAAAGAGGTGTGCAAGGCAAACACCACTAGATAGACGGGATAGTAAATGGTGTGTGAACAGGGCCACGTTCATTCACCAAACATTGCAGATATAGATATGTGATGAATAGAGCCAAACcttgcagatagaaatgtgatGAATAgagctgtcatgacgttggcctgggggtaggtttatgacagtcataaatacatcttcccccccttttcctctctctaccctactgatgttacatttgtaaaaaccttggttaacagagattctgggaacatcagaaggtgggaggaagtgaactatattctggtaatccgaacaattgaacatatgcggtggtacttaatgaatatgatgtcagttcggttgtcatctgagacattctcatcaatgataagatgacaaactctacagtggaaagtctacacatcagagttatcagattcacatggaattgttgttcaatttaaatgtttgaatatgaaatgattcgtgatgggatgaaatgtgattttagcttctaaatgtAAGATtagggttttcataagatagggctctgctcaatcagtgagCATTTATAGCCcatgtgaagggacatgggctataaaacttttcagacaccccctcctctcccttcctatataagcccttgacgacaatgtaacctcctgttctgaGGATGTAGGAcaacggtccgatgtcagaatggttcagataataactacagaacgaaaccaacatcagtgtgagctttggttgcgaatggtatgaactttgaactcttattcactacagaagtgatacctcctagccgttgagttatcaacagcagctgcaaacgagggttaggaaggaacagacaacaGTATCCCATCTATCACACAACGACACTACTACAacttatccaattgaccaccagagacattcttcaaaggacagaggactcggtttggcaacacggtcttccatctaccaccaacctactgaagcgcagctcagaatAAATATtaattgcattttccttttccaaatgggcggtaatttacaATGCATCATATACTGTATTTaagatagcacagcttctccctgtgtccctcagtcttcccgctctttcactcaaacccagcccttttcctttgtgtaacaagctgtcatatctgtttcgcccgctagggacattttcctttatgaagtcatttgtaatcaagttatgatttaattatatgtatatgtaattctgtgtgattatttagtaaataaataattaaacccaattttgtattgctgattgttagccagggttcgtgcagacaactttcagatgagactgaattaagatgacgattaatattgactgctattgatgtaaactattactaggtctttaagagtttattcgggagttaacagctctataaatattattttgtgttgcccaactctctagttaattacctttacatgattagctcaatcaggtaatagtaattacggataaattattttatagactAGCATGTCATattacttaatccggcatagccaaagacacgacagagcCAAACCTGGCAGATAGAAATGTGATGAATAGAGCCAACGTAGTAATTTATTCGAAATATTAGTATGTTCTATACAGCATATTTCAATCTGAAAATTTGAACACTTTGGGTAGTGCTGAACCTTGTCATTGACGTCCAATTTGTTTCTGGCCTCCATCAGCTCCATAGACAGAGACTGGATCCTCTTCTTAGTGGTGTCTGCAGAAACCTGGTGGAAGACAACACAATCAGACATTTACAAAACAAGGTACAAACAGaaaatgcaaacatttctaattGAACAAGTTGGGGGGATAGTACCCGATAACAGTATTGTTTTGTCAACTAGACCCAGATAACCCATAACCAGTTTATACCTTTCTAACCCTGCAGTTAAAGACTTTTGCTTTAAGAACATTGGGCCGGTTTCCCAAGCACAGATTAAGTCCAAGACTAAAAAGCATTCTTAaaaatggagattctccattgaaatAGCTTTTAATTTCCGCATTTGGCCAAATCTGTTAGGAAAGCAACCCATTGAGTTGAGCATACCAACGTTTGACTACCATCAAACACCACATTACCTTGTTCTTGAGGAACTCGTTAGTCTTCTTAAGCTCAGCCAGCTGTCTCTCCAGGGTGGTGATGTTAGCTGCCAGACCAGTCTTCTCCCTGACCGCAGACAACAGCTTGGCCTCCACCTTCCTCAGCTCCTCCTCCAGGGTTACCAGGCGCCTGTCCTGCTCCCCGCGCTGCTGCACCAGGGACCGGATCtacaggagggagggaagagacagggtgaATCAGATTGAAGGAAGAAAATAAGGCGTGCAGTAAGGTAGGTCACAGCAGCTGTGATAACTGGAAAACCTTGTGTCCacattagaggtcgactgattaatcagaatggccgatttcaagttttcgtaacaatcggaaatctgtatttttggatgcCGACTTTGCAGTTTTTTAattttacaactttatttaacgagTGAACGTAACCTCTCGGTGTTAGGGGGcattattttcatttttggggaaaaaaaacattcccgttttaaacgggatattttgtcaggacaagatgctagaatatgcatataattgagaGCTTTGGATAGAATACACTAACGTCTCCAAacctgtaaagatattgtctgtgagtataacagaactgatgttgcaggcgaaagcctgagaaaaatccaatccggaagtgccccaggttttgaaagcgctgcgttccaatgactccctatatggctgtgaatgtaccatcaacgagcttacgctttctacgtattccccaaggtgtctacagcattgtgacgtagttttatgcatttctgttgaagaatagccgtataggggcacattgcgtaagtggtcacatggtggctccgagagagattctcacgtaaagtgcagaggtagccattactccaatcggtcctagagaaAAAGGAATTGTCCTGACGGATacattatcgaatagatattagaaaaacaccttgaggatggattctaaacaacgtttgccatgtttctgtcgatatcaTGGCggtaatttggaatatttttcggcgttgtggtgaccgcaatttccaggcgatttctcagccaaacgtgaagaacaaacggagccatttcgcctacaaaaataatattttggggaaaaatgaactttggctgtctacctgggagtctggtgagtgaaaacatccgaagttcaaagggaaacgatttaatttgattgcttttctaatttccgtgacaagttttcctgctgctagcaaggcataatgctatgctatgataaacttacacaaatgcttgtctagcgttggctgtaaagcatatttagaaaatctgagatgacagggtgattaagaAAAGGCTAATCTGTGTTCCaatatatatttcacttgtgattttcatgaataggaatattttctaggaagatttatgtccgttgcgttatgctaa from Oncorhynchus kisutch isolate 150728-3 linkage group LG15, Okis_V2, whole genome shotgun sequence encodes:
- the hmmr gene encoding hyaluronan mediated motility receptor isoform X1, which produces MSFSRAPVKRFNENIGCAPAPGTYELKPGEVKGPASFHRSERFKLLKASGAPFIPPPSPSKDVPMSPVAVRRTMSVDGLVDGSMSKKDKSGQSMQMKQQKLLEKEIRSLVQQRGEQDRRLVTLEEELRKVEAKLLSAVREKTGLAANITTLERQLAELKKTNEFLKNKVSADTTKKRIQSLSMELMEARNKLDVNDKELSFLQISTEGQVKLLETDLEAARATLTALRERNKDLEDLHHDTKVQNEELENDMDTLQAVIQELREEVNVLQGYLDTANDHIQDLRMKLHGKTEMVNSISESQQEKLGHLEQKLEQCTAELENSQNTLRQKEEESEKGQQDLQASRDALQETEKLLERREVELMSSQKALGEMEVQVQRANQEVSDSQIALRQQEAELVRLREVLRRTGEELDEKVAHLEEKCKVLEEESVSSQGRVEELKAELSLLRENRRSEEEVQEQLEQTHTSLAEELKQEKEHAASLASVLERVREETEEERKELEDELEEALGVLSVLELQDERRVEALQGLQQEKTELERELTETRALLDRRSSDVQVVHSTMRSLQEEHTTSLSKIGDLATELESSRQALKGAEERGRALEEEVERVTKQMKEEMERMNQCKEVEVKKVREEMEEEQEKHLADQQAQEKARAEYARMLLAAQTRLAQRDEEMKRAEEEVQRQLQEERMEKEEVQRLLEQEKGEREVQRRDLKQCMSEEVGRLERQVEVLEEEKLALKCLVGEVGKEKQSLHNHFEKMEDQVQKDLPCLENHMEVEKERDELKTVVEMFEIDKRGLQDQVELIHNRLMKAEEQRASLQSQLELMEEKVSLQSQVDPVVQEKVTLQSQVDPVVQEKVTLQSQVDPVVQEKVTLQWEMEEQRRDFQRQLVATRDKSDAETEHWRRQYEELFTKVKPFQEQLNGFAAERDALLNENGANQEELTRLADAYARLLGHQNQKQKIRHVVKLKDENVSLKQELSKLRAQVSRQKGGQPQRRVDSIKALNHLDSKENEQPAAAPLRQGNRC
- the hmmr gene encoding hyaluronan mediated motility receptor isoform X3, producing MSFSRAPVKRFNENIGCAPAPGTYELKPGEVKGPASFHRSERFKLLKASGAPFIPPPSPSKDVPMSPVAVRRTMSVDGLVDGSMSKKDKSGQSMQMKQQKLLEKEIRSLVQQRGEQDRRLVTLEEELRKVEAKLLSAVREKTGLAANITTLERQLAELKKTNEFLKNKVSADTTKKRIQSLSMELMEARNKLDVNDKELSFLQISTEGQVKLLETDLEAARATLTALRERNKDLEDLHHDTKVQNEELENDMDTLQAVIQELREEVNVLQGYLDTANDHIQDLRMKLHGKTEMVNSISESQQEKLGHLEQKLEQCTAELENSQNTLRQKEEESEKGQQDLQASRDALQETEKLLERREVELMSSQKALGEMEVQVQRANQEVSDSQIALRQQEAELVRLREVLRRTGEELDEKVAHLEEKCKVLEEESVSSQGRVEELKAELSLLRENRRSEEEVQEQLEQTHTSLAEELKQEKEHAASLASVLERVREETEEERKELEDELEEALGVLSVLELQDERRVEALQGLQQEKTELERELTETRALLDRRSSDVQVVHSTMRSLQEEHTTSLSKIGDLATELESSRQALKGAEERGRALEEEVERVTKQMKEEMERMNQCKEVEVKKVREEMEEEQEKHLADQQAQEKARAEYARMLLAAQTRLAQRDEEMKRAEEEVQRQLQEERMEKEEVQRLLEQEKGEREVQRRDLKQCMSEEVGRLERQVEVLEEEKLALKCLVGEVGKEKQSLHNHFEKMEDQVQKDLPCLENHMEVEKERDELKTVVEMFEIDKRGLQDQVELIHNRLMKAEEQRASLQSQLELMEEKVSLQSQVDPVVQEKVTLQSQVDPVVQEKVTLQWEMEEQRRDFQRQLVATRDKSDAETEHWRRQYEELFTKVKPFQEQLNGFAAERDALLNENGANQEELTRLADAYARLLGHQNQKQKIRHVVKLKDENVSLKQELSKLRAQVSRQKGGQPQRRVDSIKALNHLDSKENEQPAAAPLRQGNRC